One Deltaproteobacteria bacterium genomic window, CCCAATGCCCCAATGCCAGGATTCTGTATATCGATCATCGATCACACTTCCGTTCACTGTTCAATTGCTGTTCAATATGTTCAATATAAATTGTCGGATCAGAAACTCCAGCTTCTTGAAACCCTTTCATTCTAAGAAGGCAGCTGTCACACTGACCACAGGCTTTTCCATCTGGTGATGGGTCGTAGCAACTGTGGGTCATGCCATAATCAATACCGAGTTCCGTGCCTTTCTGAATAATCTGGGCCTTGGTCATACGGATGAGAGGCGCTCTAATCCTTATCTTGGTTCTTCCTTCCACACCTGCCTTGGTCGCCAGGTTGGCCATACGCTCAAAGGCTTCAATGTACTCAGGGCGGCAATCCGGATATCCACTGTAATCGATAGCGTTTACTCCTATGAAAATATCCGATGCCCCAAGCACCTCCGCCCATGCCAAGGCATATGATAAAAATATGGTATTTCGCGCAGGAACATAAGTTACCGGAATTTTCTTCGACATCTCCTTTTCACTTCTGGCTTTTGGCACGTCAATGTCATCTGTCAGGGCTGAACCACCAAGTTTACCCAGATCAACATCAACGACCAAGCGTTGTTTCGATCCTAGTTTATCTGAGACTCTCTCGGCAGCCTGCAACTCTGCTGCATGACGTTGTCCATAACGAAAACTCAGATTATAGACCTCGTAACCCTCGTGCTTTGCGATGGCCATTGCGGTGGTTGAGTCAAGCCCTCCGCTAGAAAGGACTATGGCTTTCTTCTTATCACTCATTGACCAATAACGCCTCAGACCCCCCTCTGATGGGTGGGCCAGATGAACTTGTGGATTTGAAGGTGCAGCCTCACGTCCAACCGATCTTTCAAGATCCACTCTGCCACTGTCTTTGGCTCAATCTTGCCAAAAACAGGGGAAAGGTGAACCGGATGGTCTCTGCAAAAGCCGGAAGGCCGACTTTCCAGGATCTTCTTCGCAAATTCATAGTCCTTACGATCTGTGATGACAAATTTGACCTCATCATGGTCGGTCAACCTGTTCAGATTTTCCAGGTCATTCTGCCCGGATTCCCCACTTGAAGGACACTTGATGTCTACAATTTTCACGCAACGGGCATCGACCCTGCTGATGTCTTGACTACCATTTGTTTCCATCAAGACACGGTATCCGTCGGCTAGCAGACGATTGACCAGAACTGGTGTCTCTGGCTGAATTAAAGGTTCGCCACCTGTGATTTCAACTAGGGAACATTGGTAAGATGTGATTCGGTCTAAAATGTCGTCGATATCCAGTTCTTCGCCCTCATCGTAGGCATACTGCGTGTCACAGTAGGAGCATCTAAGATTACATCCGGTCAGCCTCACAAAAACACAACGACGGCCAGCATAGGTGGATTCACCCTGAATGCTATGGAAAATCTCGTTAACCTTCAGAGTCACACCTACTCCTCCCAATAGAAAGCGCCGGCCCCAGGGGTTTCACACACTTTGACCTTAGACACTTTCACGGAGTCAGTATTCAACTTCCCCCCCAACTCATGATACAGGAACTTTGCAATATTCTCGGATGTGGGATTCACTTCTTTAAATGCCGGCAAATCGTTAAGATTGAAATGGTCAAGACTTTCGAGGACATCCGTGACTCCCCGCTTTATCTCCCTGAAATCGATGCCGATTCCGATCCCATCTAACTCACTGCACTTCACATAAACTTCGATGATCCAGTTGTGCCCATGTACCCGAGAACAATCGCCCTGGTAACCTTTCAGAGAGTGGGCGGCAGAAAAATGGGTTTTTACATAGACTTCGAAGACTCCGGGCATATGTCCTCCCTGTGGACTTTCAGTTTGAAAGTGACTAGATATGTTTTTCTGTAACTTTCATAAGTTATGACCGGCCAAACGT contains:
- the queC gene encoding 7-cyano-7-deazaguanine synthase QueC — encoded protein: MSDKKKAIVLSSGGLDSTTAMAIAKHEGYEVYNLSFRYGQRHAAELQAAERVSDKLGSKQRLVVDVDLGKLGGSALTDDIDVPKARSEKEMSKKIPVTYVPARNTIFLSYALAWAEVLGASDIFIGVNAIDYSGYPDCRPEYIEAFERMANLATKAGVEGRTKIRIRAPLIRMTKAQIIQKGTELGIDYGMTHSCYDPSPDGKACGQCDSCLLRMKGFQEAGVSDPTIYIEHIEQQLNSERKCDR
- a CDS encoding radical SAM protein, whose product is MTLKVNEIFHSIQGESTYAGRRCVFVRLTGCNLRCSYCDTQYAYDEGEELDIDDILDRITSYQCSLVEITGGEPLIQPETPVLVNRLLADGYRVLMETNGSQDISRVDARCVKIVDIKCPSSGESGQNDLENLNRLTDHDEVKFVITDRKDYEFAKKILESRPSGFCRDHPVHLSPVFGKIEPKTVAEWILKDRLDVRLHLQIHKFIWPTHQRGV
- the queD gene encoding 6-carboxytetrahydropterin synthase QueD, producing MPGVFEVYVKTHFSAAHSLKGYQGDCSRVHGHNWIIEVYVKCSELDGIGIGIDFREIKRGVTDVLESLDHFNLNDLPAFKEVNPTSENIAKFLYHELGGKLNTDSVKVSKVKVCETPGAGAFYWEE